A genomic stretch from Thunnus maccoyii chromosome 19, fThuMac1.1, whole genome shotgun sequence includes:
- the setd1ba gene encoding histone-lysine N-methyltransferase SETD1B-A isoform X1 — MSKPGERNRLNEDHGRKQSSSLANGMDSHPGCGSAEKRSHHWRSYKLIIDPALRKGSHKLYRYDGQTFSMPNPGMPPVDMLRDPRIGRLWTKYKETDLPVPKFKIDECYIGPVPPKEVTFARLNDNIREGFLTDMCKKYGEIEEVEILYNPKNKKHLGIAKVVFETVKAAKVAVQSLHNTSVMGNIIHVELDPKGENRLRYFQLLMNGSYTPRTLPVGGEEAREVSPRSLAEALLACEPIRRLSESSVSAVGGTLPPSSSTTPLSLETGYSSLRQDTPQSQGTPHTPRQTGTPFSQDSNYSSRQSTPAYQSSRPESSGGYKSRRHESKFQDAYNRRPERPQYRSNMYRSTTSEQAPFKQHQLTPPEPPPSTPSFTYTAPPPATPNFKSAFSPYQAPLPPAFPPSEPAFNHPAQREGEYLRPPQPPLAAATDFLPVKERPETPPIPEPPPEPVPHPTTPPPQTPEHCPSPGSPTLDPERNSLDSRIEMLLKEKRTKLPFLAERDSDTEVRMEGSPISSSSSQLSPIPPYTSGSQGGQQNSRPSSTGLEDISPTPLPDSEDEEPIPGTASLIKRIRSPVHEKMGNSDLKDGHYRGHTPTDKMETAHQSSGEDMEISDDEMPGTPITSGDCGKGIVVNSAVSPMQTIPMPPPGFPPLPHQASFSIPHHHLPPHSAVPGHPAHLAGHPGVPHHMLPPMGPYPPSMMPLVQMELMNCLRWEQWSTVPMSFQMQQQMLSRMAQTRGPYPYPHFVDSGASGPFAGPYAPLSMGATPAGGAGAPGQQWQHPSVPKFNPTVPPPGYETKKEDPHKATVDGVLLVIVKELKAIMKRDLNRKMVEVVAFRAFDDWWDKKERSAKASLTPVKGAEGKEEERPKPKETMGSSLLENWNKGEGLGYEAMGLGISLRGAIRLPSFKVKRKDPPEAAAAGDNKRARPSTPVDDELEDEDRDRDPAELPSDDSKMDGDGASAKRRHSRPLELDSEGEEEVDTSGKEEESLTDREEEPDETAAADGMSTGKSDDEEGDDEDEGDSSSESASSDSSDEEGESSDSSKASSDSSAESDDSSEYELSTEEEDEEGAARVDMEDDGKVAKTSSSSSSSTSSSSDEEDGEADTRPPSPPAGPVPEDKEDHRSREELSSKHRRRPPSPEEAEMEDLKPPSPKGIPVIERDISVDGNIPVVKSEPLEHVANLRPPTPTGALPDSDQETKTKGKAEPEEVACTPARLAPPHIDSNTPVPKSASASVMHLPLPPQLAVEGRSLLHPPPGPLPDLPQRPRLPTDEDIPRTPGRDLMERARSLGKSQSTDTVPITPGSDAPLTGSSLLLSSPHIPGSPFSYPAQSPVLSAGVPRTPGRDLTFTPVFPDPTALPLHRKISSESLDDRPLFKEPPISALPNQALSSGTELSASVPEDLPAGLTVDVPVPSDTAPSKRKPGRPKGKKTLAVSAADESLDLSSEPSTLPDDAHHLSMQMKSPDHPSLDFREREVEPQTILPTSDGFLSYEDEAPVAVKPARRARRGWEELLLDSLSPVPTPHRPYFTPRSEFEEMTILYDIWDEGIDDEDIRLLQITYDKMLQQDNGNDWLNDTLWVNHPSTNNPRVKKKRRDDGMRDHMTGCARSEGYYKIDKKDKIKYLQSTRLQSEEPPVDTQGMSIPAQVHASTRAGSERRSEQRRLLSSFACDSDLLKFNQLKFRKKKIRFCKSHIHDWGLFAMEPIAADEMVIEYVGQNIRQVIADMREKRYEEEGIGSSYMFRVDHDTIIDATKCGNFARFINHSCNPNCYAKVITVESQKKIVIYSRQPINVNEEITYDYKFPIEDEKIPCLCGAENCRGTLN, encoded by the exons ATGTCCAAGCCAGGGGAGAGGAACAGATTGAACGAAGACCATGGCAGAAAGCAGAGTTCAA GTTTGGCGAACGGCATGGACAGTCATCCCGGCTGCGGCTCGGCGGAGAAGCGGAGTCACCACTGGAGAAGTTACAAGTTGATCATCGACCCGGCGCTGAGGAAGGGGTCGCACAAACTGTACCGCTACGATGGACAGACTTTCAGCATGCCT AACCCCGGGATGCCACCGGTGGACATGCTCCGGGACCCGAGGATCGGCCGTCTCTGGACTAAGTACAAAGAGACGGACCTGCCGGTGCCCAAATTTAAG ATCGATGAGTGTTATATCGGCCCCGTGCCTCCAAAGGAGGTGACATTCGCCAGGCTGAACGACAACATCAGGGAAGGATTTCTTACCGACATGTGCAAGAAATATGGAGAAATCGAGGAGGTGGAGATCCTTTATAATCCGAAGAACAAGAAGCACCTGGGAATTGCCAAGGTTGTTTTTGAGACCGTAAAAGCCGCCAAGGTGGCCGTACAGTCGCTCCACAACACGTCTGTTATGGGAAACATCATCCACGTGGAGCTGGACCCGAAAG GTGAGAATCGCCTCCGATACTTCCAGCTCCTGATGAATGGCAGCTACACTCCACGGACTCTGCCTGTTGGTGGAGAGGAAGCCAGAGAAGTTTCTCCTCGTAGCCTGGCAGAAGCCTTACTG GCCTGTGAGCCCATCCGCAGGTTGTCGGAGAGCAGCGTGTCTGCTGTTGGAGGGACATTGCCGCCCAGCAGCTCCACCACTCCACTGTCCTTGGAGACGGGTTACTCCAGCCTAAGGCAGGACACACCCCAGTCCCAGGGAACCCCACATACCCCGCGCCAGACAGGTACGCCCTTCTCTCAAGACTCCAACTACTCCAGTCGGCAGTCCACGCCTGCGTACCAGTCCAGCCGGCCCGAGAGCTCCGGAGGTTACAAATCCCGGAGACACGAGAGTAAGTTCCAGGATGCGTACAATCGCAGACCGGAGAGGCCTCAGTACCGCAGCAACATGTATCGAAGTACGACGTCTGAGCAAGCTCCCTTCAAACAGCACCAACTCACCCCACCTGAGCCTCCACCTTCCACCCCTTCCTTCACCTACACAGCACCTCCCCCTGCTACACCTAACTTCAAGTCCGCCTTCTCGCCCTACCAGGCTCCTTTGCCCCCCGCTTTCCCCCCATCAGAGCCAGCTTTCAATCACCCAGCCCAAAGGGAGGGTGAGTACCTCCGACCCCCGCAGCCGCCTCTGGCAGCTGCCACGGACTTTTTGCCCGTCAAGGAGCGACCGGAAACTCCTCCGATCCCCGAGCCCCCACCGGAGCCCGTGCCCCATCCAACCACCCCTCCTCCTCAAACGCCAGAGCACTGCCCATCACCTGGCTCCCCCACGCTGGATCCAGAGCGCAATAGCCTGGATTCTCGCATTGAGATGCTCCTCAAGGAGAAAAGGACAAAACTGCCTTTCTTGGCGGAGCGAGACTCGGACACTGAGGTGCGAATGGAGGGGAGTCCCatctcctcctcgtcctctcaGCTATCCCCAATTCCCCCTTACACGTCTGGCTCTCAAGGCGGCCAGCAAAATTCCCGTCCCTCTAGCACAGGCTTGGAGGATATCAGTCCGACCCCACTGCCAGACTCGGAAGATGAAGAGCCGATTCCCGGAACTGCCTCCCTGATCAAGAGAATCAGATCTCCGGTCCACGAGAAGATGGGCAACAGTGACCTCAAAGACGGACATTATCGAGGCCACACTCCCACTGATAAAATGGAGACA GCTCATCAGTCGTCAGGAGAAGACATGGAAATCTCCGACGATGAGATGCCCGGGACTCCGATCACCAGCGGGGACTGCGGCAAAGGCATCGTTGTAAACTCTGCGGTGTCCCCGATGCAGACCATTCCCATGCCTCCTCCCGGCTTCCCCCCTCTACCGCACCAGGCCAGCTTCTCCATCCCACATCACCACCTGCCCCCTCACTCTGCCGTCCCAGGACATCCTGCTCACCTGGCCGGCCATCCTGGAGTGCCTCACCACATGCTGCCACCCATGGGTCCTTACCCTCCTAGCATGATGCCGCTGGTGCAAATGGAGCTGATGAACTGCTTGCGGTGGGAACAGTGGAGCACGGTTCCCATGTCCttccagatgcagcagcagatgcTGAGTCGCATGGCACAGACCAGAGGGCCCTATCCTTATCCGCATTTCGTGGATAGTGGTGCATCTGGGCCATTTGCAGGACCCTACGCACCTCTGTCTATGGGTGCTACACCTGCTGGTGGTGCAGGGGCGCCCGGGCAGCAGTGGCAACATCCCAGTGTGCCGAAGTTTAACCCTACTGTTCCTCCTCCTGGATATGAGACCAAAAAGGAGGATCCCCACAAGGCCACTGTTGACGGAGTGCTGCTGGTCATTGTCAAAGAGCTGAAGGCCATCATGAAGAGGGACCTCAACCGGAAAATGGTGGAGGTGGTGGCTTTTAGAGCCTTTGATGACTGGTGGGATAAAAAGGAACGCTCAGCAAAG GCGTCTTTGACTCCGGTGAAGGGTGcggaggggaaggaggaggaaagacCCAAACCCAAAGAGACGATGGGTTCAAGTCTGCTGGAGAACTGGAACAAGGGCGAGGGACTGGGCTACGAGGCAATGGGCCTGGGAATCAGTTTGAGAGGAGCCATCCGATTGCCCTCCTTCAAG GTGAAGAGGAAGGACCCACCTGAGGCCGCAGCCGCAGGGGACAACAAACGAGCCCGGCCCTCCACTCCAGTGGATGACGAGCTGGAGGATGAAG ACCGGGACCGAGACCCAGCTGAGCTCCCCTCGGACGACTCCAAAATGGACGGCGACGGTGCATCAGCAAAGCGTAGACACTCACGGCCACTTGAGCTGGACAgcgaaggagaggaggaggtggacaCGTCGGGGAAGGAGGAAGAGTCGCTCACCGACAGGGAGGAGGAACCTGATGAAACGGCAGCTGCGGACGGGATGTCGACAGGAAAA AGCGACGATGAGGAgggtgatgatgaagatgagggaGACTCATCCAGTGAGAGTGCGTCCTCAGATTCGTCTGATGAAG AAGGCGAGAGCTCAGACTCCTCCAAGGCCAGCTCCGACTCCTCGGCGGAAAGCGACGACTCCTCGGAGTACGAGTTAAGCACggaagaggaggacgaagaGGGGGCAGCGAGAGTAGACATGGAGGATGATGGCAAAGTGGCCAAGACTTCCTCATCCTCTTCGTCCTCCACATCATCATCTTCCGATGAAGAGGACGGGGAGGCTGATACCAGGCCACCAAGCCCGCCTGCAGGCCCGGTTCCAGAGGATAAAGAGGACCacaggagcagagaggagctgagCAGCAAGCACAGACGCAGACCTCCGAGCCCTGAGGAAGCGGAGATGGAGGACCTGAAACCGCCATCGCCTAAAGGCATCCCAG tcATAGAGCGAGACATCAGCGTTGATGGCAACATTCCTGTAGTGAAGTCCGAACCTCTGGAGCATGTAGCGAACCTTCGGCCACCCACTCCAACGGGCGCCCTGCCTGACAGTGACCAGGAGACAAAAACCAAAGGTAAAGCCGAGCCTGAGGAAGTAGCCTGCACCCCTGCCCGATTAGCCCCACCCCACATAGATTCAAACACACCTGTCCCCAAATCCGCCTCTGCATCTGTAATGCACCTCCCTCTCCCGCCTCAACTGGCAGTAGAAGGTCGCTCCCTCCTTCATCCACCCCCAGGTCCTCTACCTGACCTCCCTCAGCGACCCCGACTCCCCACAGATGAGGATATCCCTCGCACGCCGGGCAGGGACCTGATGGAGCGCGCCCGGAGTCTGGGCAAGTCCCAGAGTACGGACACGGTGCCCATCACACCCGGCAGCGATGCCCCGCTGACGGGCAGCAGCCTGTTGCTTAGCTCCCCTCACATCCCTGGTAGTCCATTTTCCTACCCTGCACAATCTCCTGTCCTTAGTGCGGGTGTCCCCCGCACTCCAGGTAGAGACTTAACATTCACCCCTGTCTTCCCCGACCCCACAGCACTGCCTCTTCACAGGAAAATATCCTCCGAGAGCCTGGACGACAGACCACTTTTTAAGGAGCCGCCCATCAGCGCCTTGCCAAACCAGGCCCTGTCATCCGGCACAGAGCTTTCAGCCAGTGTCCCCGAAGACCTGCCCGCTGGCCTCACTGTGGACGTCCCTGTGCCGTCTGACACTGCCCCATCAAAGAGGAAACCCGGACGACCCAAAGGCAAAAAGACTCTGGCTGTCTCAGCAGCTGATGAGTCTTTGGATCTCTCATCTGAGCCCTCCACTCTGCCTGATGACGCACACCATCTATCCATGCAAATGAAGTCCCCCGACCACCCGAGCCTGGACTTCCGGGAAAGAGAGGTGGAGCCTCAGACAATCCTGCCCACCTCAGATGGCTTCCTGTCCTATGAGGATGAGGCACCTGTGGCCGTAAAGCCTGCTCGGAGGGCACGGCGAGGCtgggaggagctgctgctggacaGCCTGTCCCCCGTCCCCACGCCTCACCGGCCCTACTTCACCCCACGCTCCGAGTTCGAGGAGATGACCATCCTTTATGACATCTGGGACGAAGGCATAGATGATGAGGACATTCGGCTTCTGCAGATCACTTACGACAAGATGCTTCAGCAGGATAACGGCAACGACTGGCTCAACGACACGCTCTGGGTCAACCATCCTT CTACCAACAACCCGAGagtgaagaaaaagaggagagacgACGGCATGAGGGATCACATGACTGGCTGTGCCAGAAGCGAGGGATACTACAAGATCGACAAGAAGGACAAGATCAAGTACCTTCAGAGCACACGGCTGCAGTCGGAGGAGCCGCCTGTcgacacacag GGTATGAGTATTCCTGCACAGGTCCACGCCTCTACCAGAGCGGGCTCGGAGCGGCGGTCGGAGCAGAGGCGTTTGCTGTCCTCTTTCGCATGTGACAGCGACCTGTTGAAGTTCAACCAGCTGAAG ttccGTAAGAAGAAGATCAGGTTCTGCAAGTCGCACATCCACGACTGGGGTCTGTTTGCTATGGAGCCCATTGCTGCTGATGAAATGGTCATCGAGTACGTGGGACAGAACATCAGACAG
- the setd1ba gene encoding histone-lysine N-methyltransferase SETD1B-A isoform X3, whose product MSKPGERNRLNEDHGRKQSSSLANGMDSHPGCGSAEKRSHHWRSYKLIIDPALRKGSHKLYRYDGQTFSMPNPGMPPVDMLRDPRIGRLWTKYKETDLPVPKFKIDECYIGPVPPKEVTFARLNDNIREGFLTDMCKKYGEIEEVEILYNPKNKKHLGIAKVVFETVKAAKVAVQSLHNTSVMGNIIHVELDPKGENRLRYFQLLMNGSYTPRTLPVGGEEAREVSPRSLAEALLACEPIRRLSESSVSAVGGTLPPSSSTTPLSLETGYSSLRQDTPQSQGTPHTPRQTGTPFSQDSNYSSRQSTPAYQSSRPESSGGYKSRRHESKFQDAYNRRPERPQYRSNMYRSTTSEQAPFKQHQLTPPEPPPSTPSFTYTAPPPATPNFKSAFSPYQAPLPPAFPPSEPAFNHPAQREGEYLRPPQPPLAAATDFLPVKERPETPPIPEPPPEPVPHPTTPPPQTPEHCPSPGSPTLDPERNSLDSRIEMLLKEKRTKLPFLAERDSDTEVRMEGSPISSSSSQLSPIPPYTSGSQGGQQNSRPSSTGLEDISPTPLPDSEDEEPIPGTASLIKRIRSPVHEKMGNSDLKDGHYRGHTPTDKMETAHQSSGEDMEISDDEMPGTPITSGDCGKGIVVNSAVSPMQTIPMPPPGFPPLPHQASFSIPHHHLPPHSAVPGHPAHLAGHPGVPHHMLPPMGPYPPSMMPLVQMELMNCLRWEQWSTVPMSFQMQQQMLSRMAQTRGPYPYPHFVDSGASGPFAGPYAPLSMGATPAGGAGAPGQQWQHPSVPKFNPTVPPPGYETKKEDPHKATVDGVLLVIVKELKAIMKRDLNRKMVEVVAFRAFDDWWDKKERSAKASLTPVKGAEGKEEERPKPKETMGSSLLENWNKGEGLGYEAMGLGISLRGAIRLPSFKVKRKDPPEAAAAGDNKRARPSTPVDDELEDEDRDRDPAELPSDDSKMDGDGASAKRRHSRPLELDSEGEEEVDTSGKEEESLTDREEEPDETAAADGMSTGKSDDEEGDDEDEGDSSSESASSDSSDEEGESSDSSKASSDSSAESDDSSEYELSTEEEDEEGAARVDMEDDGKVAKTSSSSSSSTSSSSDEEDGEADTRPPSPPAGPVPEDKEDHRSREELSSKHRRRPPSPEEAEMEDLKPPSPKGIPVIERDISVDGNIPVVKSEPLEHVANLRPPTPTGALPDSDQETKTKGKAEPEEVACTPARLAPPHIDSNTPVPKSASASVMHLPLPPQLAVEGRSLLHPPPGPLPDLPQRPRLPTDEDIPRTPGRDLMERARSLGKSQSTDTVPITPGSDAPLTGSSLLLSSPHIPALPLHRKISSESLDDRPLFKEPPISALPNQALSSGTELSASVPEDLPAGLTVDVPVPSDTAPSKRKPGRPKGKKTLAVSAADESLDLSSEPSTLPDDAHHLSMQMKSPDHPSLDFREREVEPQTILPTSDGFLSYEDEAPVAVKPARRARRGWEELLLDSLSPVPTPHRPYFTPRSEFEEMTILYDIWDEGIDDEDIRLLQITYDKMLQQDNGNDWLNDTLWVNHPSTNNPRVKKKRRDDGMRDHMTGCARSEGYYKIDKKDKIKYLQSTRLQSEEPPVDTQGMSIPAQVHASTRAGSERRSEQRRLLSSFACDSDLLKFNQLKFRKKKIRFCKSHIHDWGLFAMEPIAADEMVIEYVGQNIRQVIADMREKRYEEEGIGSSYMFRVDHDTIIDATKCGNFARFINHSCNPNCYAKVITVESQKKIVIYSRQPINVNEEITYDYKFPIEDEKIPCLCGAENCRGTLN is encoded by the exons ATGTCCAAGCCAGGGGAGAGGAACAGATTGAACGAAGACCATGGCAGAAAGCAGAGTTCAA GTTTGGCGAACGGCATGGACAGTCATCCCGGCTGCGGCTCGGCGGAGAAGCGGAGTCACCACTGGAGAAGTTACAAGTTGATCATCGACCCGGCGCTGAGGAAGGGGTCGCACAAACTGTACCGCTACGATGGACAGACTTTCAGCATGCCT AACCCCGGGATGCCACCGGTGGACATGCTCCGGGACCCGAGGATCGGCCGTCTCTGGACTAAGTACAAAGAGACGGACCTGCCGGTGCCCAAATTTAAG ATCGATGAGTGTTATATCGGCCCCGTGCCTCCAAAGGAGGTGACATTCGCCAGGCTGAACGACAACATCAGGGAAGGATTTCTTACCGACATGTGCAAGAAATATGGAGAAATCGAGGAGGTGGAGATCCTTTATAATCCGAAGAACAAGAAGCACCTGGGAATTGCCAAGGTTGTTTTTGAGACCGTAAAAGCCGCCAAGGTGGCCGTACAGTCGCTCCACAACACGTCTGTTATGGGAAACATCATCCACGTGGAGCTGGACCCGAAAG GTGAGAATCGCCTCCGATACTTCCAGCTCCTGATGAATGGCAGCTACACTCCACGGACTCTGCCTGTTGGTGGAGAGGAAGCCAGAGAAGTTTCTCCTCGTAGCCTGGCAGAAGCCTTACTG GCCTGTGAGCCCATCCGCAGGTTGTCGGAGAGCAGCGTGTCTGCTGTTGGAGGGACATTGCCGCCCAGCAGCTCCACCACTCCACTGTCCTTGGAGACGGGTTACTCCAGCCTAAGGCAGGACACACCCCAGTCCCAGGGAACCCCACATACCCCGCGCCAGACAGGTACGCCCTTCTCTCAAGACTCCAACTACTCCAGTCGGCAGTCCACGCCTGCGTACCAGTCCAGCCGGCCCGAGAGCTCCGGAGGTTACAAATCCCGGAGACACGAGAGTAAGTTCCAGGATGCGTACAATCGCAGACCGGAGAGGCCTCAGTACCGCAGCAACATGTATCGAAGTACGACGTCTGAGCAAGCTCCCTTCAAACAGCACCAACTCACCCCACCTGAGCCTCCACCTTCCACCCCTTCCTTCACCTACACAGCACCTCCCCCTGCTACACCTAACTTCAAGTCCGCCTTCTCGCCCTACCAGGCTCCTTTGCCCCCCGCTTTCCCCCCATCAGAGCCAGCTTTCAATCACCCAGCCCAAAGGGAGGGTGAGTACCTCCGACCCCCGCAGCCGCCTCTGGCAGCTGCCACGGACTTTTTGCCCGTCAAGGAGCGACCGGAAACTCCTCCGATCCCCGAGCCCCCACCGGAGCCCGTGCCCCATCCAACCACCCCTCCTCCTCAAACGCCAGAGCACTGCCCATCACCTGGCTCCCCCACGCTGGATCCAGAGCGCAATAGCCTGGATTCTCGCATTGAGATGCTCCTCAAGGAGAAAAGGACAAAACTGCCTTTCTTGGCGGAGCGAGACTCGGACACTGAGGTGCGAATGGAGGGGAGTCCCatctcctcctcgtcctctcaGCTATCCCCAATTCCCCCTTACACGTCTGGCTCTCAAGGCGGCCAGCAAAATTCCCGTCCCTCTAGCACAGGCTTGGAGGATATCAGTCCGACCCCACTGCCAGACTCGGAAGATGAAGAGCCGATTCCCGGAACTGCCTCCCTGATCAAGAGAATCAGATCTCCGGTCCACGAGAAGATGGGCAACAGTGACCTCAAAGACGGACATTATCGAGGCCACACTCCCACTGATAAAATGGAGACA GCTCATCAGTCGTCAGGAGAAGACATGGAAATCTCCGACGATGAGATGCCCGGGACTCCGATCACCAGCGGGGACTGCGGCAAAGGCATCGTTGTAAACTCTGCGGTGTCCCCGATGCAGACCATTCCCATGCCTCCTCCCGGCTTCCCCCCTCTACCGCACCAGGCCAGCTTCTCCATCCCACATCACCACCTGCCCCCTCACTCTGCCGTCCCAGGACATCCTGCTCACCTGGCCGGCCATCCTGGAGTGCCTCACCACATGCTGCCACCCATGGGTCCTTACCCTCCTAGCATGATGCCGCTGGTGCAAATGGAGCTGATGAACTGCTTGCGGTGGGAACAGTGGAGCACGGTTCCCATGTCCttccagatgcagcagcagatgcTGAGTCGCATGGCACAGACCAGAGGGCCCTATCCTTATCCGCATTTCGTGGATAGTGGTGCATCTGGGCCATTTGCAGGACCCTACGCACCTCTGTCTATGGGTGCTACACCTGCTGGTGGTGCAGGGGCGCCCGGGCAGCAGTGGCAACATCCCAGTGTGCCGAAGTTTAACCCTACTGTTCCTCCTCCTGGATATGAGACCAAAAAGGAGGATCCCCACAAGGCCACTGTTGACGGAGTGCTGCTGGTCATTGTCAAAGAGCTGAAGGCCATCATGAAGAGGGACCTCAACCGGAAAATGGTGGAGGTGGTGGCTTTTAGAGCCTTTGATGACTGGTGGGATAAAAAGGAACGCTCAGCAAAG GCGTCTTTGACTCCGGTGAAGGGTGcggaggggaaggaggaggaaagacCCAAACCCAAAGAGACGATGGGTTCAAGTCTGCTGGAGAACTGGAACAAGGGCGAGGGACTGGGCTACGAGGCAATGGGCCTGGGAATCAGTTTGAGAGGAGCCATCCGATTGCCCTCCTTCAAG GTGAAGAGGAAGGACCCACCTGAGGCCGCAGCCGCAGGGGACAACAAACGAGCCCGGCCCTCCACTCCAGTGGATGACGAGCTGGAGGATGAAG ACCGGGACCGAGACCCAGCTGAGCTCCCCTCGGACGACTCCAAAATGGACGGCGACGGTGCATCAGCAAAGCGTAGACACTCACGGCCACTTGAGCTGGACAgcgaaggagaggaggaggtggacaCGTCGGGGAAGGAGGAAGAGTCGCTCACCGACAGGGAGGAGGAACCTGATGAAACGGCAGCTGCGGACGGGATGTCGACAGGAAAA AGCGACGATGAGGAgggtgatgatgaagatgagggaGACTCATCCAGTGAGAGTGCGTCCTCAGATTCGTCTGATGAAG AAGGCGAGAGCTCAGACTCCTCCAAGGCCAGCTCCGACTCCTCGGCGGAAAGCGACGACTCCTCGGAGTACGAGTTAAGCACggaagaggaggacgaagaGGGGGCAGCGAGAGTAGACATGGAGGATGATGGCAAAGTGGCCAAGACTTCCTCATCCTCTTCGTCCTCCACATCATCATCTTCCGATGAAGAGGACGGGGAGGCTGATACCAGGCCACCAAGCCCGCCTGCAGGCCCGGTTCCAGAGGATAAAGAGGACCacaggagcagagaggagctgagCAGCAAGCACAGACGCAGACCTCCGAGCCCTGAGGAAGCGGAGATGGAGGACCTGAAACCGCCATCGCCTAAAGGCATCCCAG tcATAGAGCGAGACATCAGCGTTGATGGCAACATTCCTGTAGTGAAGTCCGAACCTCTGGAGCATGTAGCGAACCTTCGGCCACCCACTCCAACGGGCGCCCTGCCTGACAGTGACCAGGAGACAAAAACCAAAGGTAAAGCCGAGCCTGAGGAAGTAGCCTGCACCCCTGCCCGATTAGCCCCACCCCACATAGATTCAAACACACCTGTCCCCAAATCCGCCTCTGCATCTGTAATGCACCTCCCTCTCCCGCCTCAACTGGCAGTAGAAGGTCGCTCCCTCCTTCATCCACCCCCAGGTCCTCTACCTGACCTCCCTCAGCGACCCCGACTCCCCACAGATGAGGATATCCCTCGCACGCCGGGCAGGGACCTGATGGAGCGCGCCCGGAGTCTGGGCAAGTCCCAGAGTACGGACACGGTGCCCATCACACCCGGCAGCGATGCCCCGCTGACGGGCAGCAGCCTGTTGCTTAGCTCCCCTCACATCCCTG CACTGCCTCTTCACAGGAAAATATCCTCCGAGAGCCTGGACGACAGACCACTTTTTAAGGAGCCGCCCATCAGCGCCTTGCCAAACCAGGCCCTGTCATCCGGCACAGAGCTTTCAGCCAGTGTCCCCGAAGACCTGCCCGCTGGCCTCACTGTGGACGTCCCTGTGCCGTCTGACACTGCCCCATCAAAGAGGAAACCCGGACGACCCAAAGGCAAAAAGACTCTGGCTGTCTCAGCAGCTGATGAGTCTTTGGATCTCTCATCTGAGCCCTCCACTCTGCCTGATGACGCACACCATCTATCCATGCAAATGAAGTCCCCCGACCACCCGAGCCTGGACTTCCGGGAAAGAGAGGTGGAGCCTCAGACAATCCTGCCCACCTCAGATGGCTTCCTGTCCTATGAGGATGAGGCACCTGTGGCCGTAAAGCCTGCTCGGAGGGCACGGCGAGGCtgggaggagctgctgctggacaGCCTGTCCCCCGTCCCCACGCCTCACCGGCCCTACTTCACCCCACGCTCCGAGTTCGAGGAGATGACCATCCTTTATGACATCTGGGACGAAGGCATAGATGATGAGGACATTCGGCTTCTGCAGATCACTTACGACAAGATGCTTCAGCAGGATAACGGCAACGACTGGCTCAACGACACGCTCTGGGTCAACCATCCTT CTACCAACAACCCGAGagtgaagaaaaagaggagagacgACGGCATGAGGGATCACATGACTGGCTGTGCCAGAAGCGAGGGATACTACAAGATCGACAAGAAGGACAAGATCAAGTACCTTCAGAGCACACGGCTGCAGTCGGAGGAGCCGCCTGTcgacacacag GGTATGAGTATTCCTGCACAGGTCCACGCCTCTACCAGAGCGGGCTCGGAGCGGCGGTCGGAGCAGAGGCGTTTGCTGTCCTCTTTCGCATGTGACAGCGACCTGTTGAAGTTCAACCAGCTGAAG ttccGTAAGAAGAAGATCAGGTTCTGCAAGTCGCACATCCACGACTGGGGTCTGTTTGCTATGGAGCCCATTGCTGCTGATGAAATGGTCATCGAGTACGTGGGACAGAACATCAGACAG